From the Desulfomonilaceae bacterium genome, one window contains:
- a CDS encoding MFS transporter yields MKNHFNNIREACDLSKLTATKFVVLVGIVSLFSDMTYEGARSVTGPFLAVLGASGTVVGIVAGLGEFVGYALRLASGYWADKSQRYWTIVFLGYAMNLLAVPLLALAGHWEIAAILMVVERMGKAIRTPARDVMLACASDQIGRGWGFGLHEALDQIGAILGPLVVAAVFSFKGTYQTGFAFLLIPALIALTVLFTASRLYPRPQDLASATVQIETKGFPKAFWIYIVAIGCIAAGFADFPLVAYHFKKVASVPEEWIPLFYAIAMGVDALAALVFGRLFDRLGFSVLVFSVILSALFAPLVFLGGFYWALAGMALWGVGMGAQESIIRAAIADLVPTNRLGFAYGLFNTCYGLFWFAGSALMGVLYDTSLNALIIFSVAIQIISIPLIVMASKSLTRHGIQA; encoded by the coding sequence GTGAAAAATCACTTCAACAATATTAGAGAAGCCTGTGATCTTTCAAAGTTAACAGCGACCAAATTTGTGGTCTTGGTCGGCATCGTGAGTTTGTTTTCAGACATGACATACGAGGGGGCCCGAAGCGTCACCGGTCCGTTTTTAGCGGTATTGGGAGCAAGTGGGACAGTAGTAGGCATTGTCGCCGGTCTTGGTGAATTTGTCGGATACGCTTTACGCCTTGCTTCAGGATATTGGGCCGACAAGTCACAAAGGTATTGGACCATTGTGTTCCTGGGCTATGCAATGAATTTACTCGCAGTTCCTCTCCTGGCCCTTGCCGGTCATTGGGAAATCGCCGCTATTCTCATGGTAGTCGAAAGAATGGGTAAAGCAATAAGGACACCAGCCCGCGACGTTATGCTTGCCTGCGCTTCAGATCAGATCGGGCGTGGATGGGGATTCGGGTTACATGAGGCGTTAGATCAGATTGGCGCTATTCTGGGGCCACTGGTAGTTGCTGCAGTCTTTAGTTTTAAAGGAACGTATCAGACGGGATTTGCTTTTCTTCTGATTCCGGCCCTGATCGCTCTTACTGTTTTATTTACAGCGTCGCGGCTTTATCCAAGGCCTCAGGACTTGGCTTCAGCTACCGTCCAGATTGAAACTAAGGGATTTCCAAAAGCATTTTGGATATACATCGTGGCAATTGGTTGTATTGCGGCAGGATTTGCGGATTTTCCTCTCGTGGCTTATCACTTTAAAAAGGTCGCGTCGGTCCCTGAAGAATGGATTCCCCTTTTCTACGCCATAGCAATGGGGGTTGACGCATTAGCCGCACTAGTTTTCGGTCGTCTTTTCGATAGGCTTGGTTTTTCGGTCCTAGTGTTTTCCGTAATCCTTTCGGCGCTGTTCGCTCCCCTGGTTTTCCTCGGGGGGTTCTACTGGGCTCTAGCTGGAATGGCTCTATGGGGCGTGGGCATGGGAGCGCAGGAATCGATTATTCGAGCGGCTATCGCCGACCTTGTCCCTACAAATAGATTGGGATTTGCATATGGGTTGTTTAATACCTGCTACGGTTTATTCTGGTTCGCCGGCAGCGCTTTGATGGGTGTGCTCTACGACACGTCTTTGAATGCGCTCATCATTTTCTCAGTCGCGATACAGATAATATCCATCCCATTGATCGTTATGGCTAGTAAGAGCTTAACAAGACATGGAATCCAAGCATGA